aacaaacagagtAGTTTTATAAGCACAATCAGCGACACCCAGCCTAAGGCTTCGTGCCTCACAACACCCAGGTGTGTGTAAGATTAGACTTTTTTACTAGaagttttaactgctcttagtgaAACTCACTTACTTAtactttactgtattctttattttgctgttacttaaatttgatcttattgtactttcataactgctattctgtattatgatattgtgcaatgtgatatttttgtaatgtcatactttgtaatattttgtactgtgatattttgtaacaactgtaaatcGATGTCTCTTCCCGCACACCTTGTTGTGGGTTACTGCTTACCAACTaacttactttttcttatttaataataCTCATTAACactatttttcattgaaaagtcATTGCtgcagaaaatatgttttttgcttCGCAGATTTAGGGAAATTTGGCCTTGACTTcagtttagtggccttggtgtCCTCTACAAATTGATTAAACTGAAGGCCATTTCGGCCTTGCCCTTTTTGGTTTCAATTTAGAGCCCTGCAAGGATTCATAATGCAAGGTTAACAGTGTTTTCCTAATGAGTGAAAAGTCCCACTGAACATGGTCTTTAAGGTTTCTCTCCTCTCCGAATTCGTTGGTGTTTAACACTGAAACTCTcccagtcagagcagcgatactgTTTCtatcctgtgtgaattcgctggtgtattttcaGGCTGTATTTTctactgaaactcttcccacagtcagagcagcaatacggtttctctcctgtgtgaattcgctggtgtttttctAGGCTGTCTTTTCTAGTGAAACtgttcccacagtcagagcagtaatacggtttctctcctgtgtgaattcgctggtgttttttcaggtgtCCTGAATCAtagaaactcttcccacagtcagaacagtgatacggtttctctcctgtgtgaattagctggtgtgttttcaggtttcctAACTTTCTGAAACActttccacattcagagcagcaatatggtttctctcctgtgtgaattagcTGGTGTGCTTTCAGGTCTCCGGACTGACCGAAATTCTTTccacattcagaacagtgatacggcttctctcctgtgtgaattagcTGGTGCCTCTCAAGGTGTGCTGATTGACTGAAACCCTTCCCACATTTAgcgcagtgatacggtttctctcctgtgtgagttcgctggtgtctTTCAAGTCTTGCcaactgactgaaactcttcccacagtgaGTGCACTGATACATTTTCCCTCCTGTGTGGATTCTCTGGTGTGTGTTAACATGTAACTGGGTAAAACCTTTCccacagtcaggatattctccaCTGCCTGCCCCCgctttagctgctggactggaacctggaaaacATGAACAAGAAAGAAAGTAAGAGGGCCTGCATGTGGCTAGGTGGTGGAGTGGTTAAAAGCATGTGAATTTCAGCTATGGGGGCTTACACTAGGTTACACCAGGTTAACAACACAAAGTTCAACTTAAAGCCTTTATGTGTAAAAGCACAGTTAGTAAAGACTAATGCTGGTGAAACTGAGCTCTGCAAACAAAATCTGACTTCAAAATTCCCCTGTAATATTGCAGGTCTACTTCCCCTAGCAAATGCTACAATTTTATCTTTCTCATCAGAATTAGATTACAATTATATCTTCTCATCATGGCATTTTCTAACTTGTTTTCTATCTTGGGGTATGTACTGATGCATACACAGAAATGCAGTGTAATACGCATTAGAAAAACCAACATCCAATCATAACAGCTGTCAATTTTGTGCTTGGAGACTGGACCTGCTCCCTCTCTGagtttgtaaatctttttttttttttttttttattggttgcaGAGATATGCAATCACAGCACATTAGACATTTGCTGCACCATGCAAGAGCATTTTTTTACACTGAACATTTataatgatatacagtactttagtttTTCTCCCCCATGATATGATACCACCTGCCCCAATGGCAACATTATATCTACATCTTAGGTTCACCGGTAGTGAGTCCTATCTTTAACTGGTTGGAGGGATACTGGGAAAACAAGTACCTAGTAATCTAACCTAcatgctccctccctctctaccACACTGGATATCACACAATCTAGAAAAACAATGTCACAGCTAttgggagtcactcacctgctagactATGCTTTGAATATGAATGCCTGTCACCCTTTCCACCTCCTTGCATGCTGTTGGAAAAGACTTCCTCTCCAGCTCCTTGCTCTCTCACACAGACTCTCTCCAGCACCACGTTACACTCCCGCAGACGTACTTGCTCCAGCTCAGGGGTGTTTGGTTTGAAGTCATCAGTTTCTTCCTTGCCTGGTTCCATGTGGTCAAGTTCTACTTCAGGGGGCTCCCATTTAATGCGGACAACTTCCAGCACCTCTTCTTGTTtaacaggaaggggttcttctgtctggGGGATCTCTAATTCATTGTGCTCAGTTTTAATCTCAGAGACCTCTGGCTGAGtgctgtcacattgcatctcacagagctcctgtttaatggcGAGGGAAGCCACAAACTCGCTAATGGGGACAAGTTCAAGTTCAGGGAGTTCCTCTTTAATCTGGACAGATTCCATCTTCACACTGTCCATGGTATCACACAGGATTCTGTTTAGTAGCTgctgaaataaatgtatgtatatatttaaatacaatactaaCGCCATTCAAGGGGCTGACAAAATCTGGCCTTAATACTAGGGCTTTACTATTGAAGTGACATAGAAGGTGTTGCAATAAGTTTATAATACCATaggactttattttttaaactgtagattAATTTTGTGCAACCTATTCCAACATGTGTAATGATAAAGTGTTTCTAACTGTCCAGTTGCTTATATTTATTTTGCCTAATAttagtcagtaaaaaaaaaaaaaaaaaactctgccaaCGGTTTGATCGACTCGTTAAGGATTAGACctttggatttattattattattattattattattattagaagaagCCCCTAAACCTGCTTTACACAAGCTCAAACTAAATCACCCCACACTCTCAATTACACGATTACATACAGCTTTATTATACTAAATGGTTACTCACCACTCTGTACCATAAACTGGCAAATAAATTTGGCTTGCTCAGGTCAACCACAACACAATACCTGAACAGGATACAATAAGCAATTATACATTTGAGGGGGAATTATGAATGCATACAGTGATGAAAAGTGTGTGGCACTTCCCATTCAGATTGCTGCTCTAACCTGTGCAGTCCAGTTTGAAGAATGTGATGAATACAGAGTgtccacaatacaaaataaaaatagaaaataaagcgGCTACACAGGACTGTATAGCATGCTAAGCAGTGAGAAAGGGGCTTGCAGTTACCAATTGCAACATTtatcttaaataaacaaataaatagtaataataataataataataataataataataataataataataataataataataataataataataacctttgcACGTCTCCTTCTCTGATCTAGGGGGCTCTGCCATTTGAGCTCATCtataagtatatataatataaaggcTGATTTGCAGACCGAATGCATTTTAAGATACATAAGCGAAGACCTTATTACAGCAATATAAAACCCTTAAACTGTGTAGAGGGAGTTTCGATCTCACTCAGCTCAGTGTGGTCGAGATGAGATGTGATGTGATCGCGTTATCGTAATCTGTGTTTGTCTCATCTCTGTGGCAGTAGAAAATGCCATGCGGAATATGTATTAACATATgaattatataatacatatacaatGAATAAGACTAAATGGAATACATACAACTTGTACAAGAAATATTTACTGTGCTGAAAATAATGTCGCTAATTGTACTACAGCACAGCCATAGACATTTTGTCACAGGTCTCAGATAAACGAACCTTGAATCTGTACTGATGCCCGGCAAGGCAAACACACATCTGTGGAGGTCGCAAACAACTAAACTTATACACAAAATGTTACTTACTTTTTTGTTATCGTCTACGGGTGCATTTAAGTcggcttttttaatttttattttatttgtttacttctgGCATTTGTTGTTGAGTATATTCTCTTTGAAAAAAAGACGACGTGTCCTTAAATGACTGCAGATCCCCTTTCAATACGTCTCTGAAGCTCTTATCAGCTGACTTGGTCACATGACACGTTTGTTTGCATACCTAAACTCAGCTGTAGTTTTCTtgcaattcgaagacgaccaccaaccaatacttttgggatataccTGTCACAGGTCAGGTAtacactgagcattttat
This window of the Polyodon spathula isolate WHYD16114869_AA chromosome 24, ASM1765450v1, whole genome shotgun sequence genome carries:
- the LOC121298686 gene encoding zinc finger protein 664-like, encoding MDSVKMESVQIKEELPELELVPISEFVASLAIKQELCEMQCDSTQPEVSEIKTEHNELEIPQTEEPLPVKQEEVLEVVRIKWEPPEVELDHMEPGKEETDDFKPNTPELEQVRLRECNVVLERVCVREQGAGEEVFSNSMQGGGKGDRHSYSKHSLAGSSPAAKAGAGSGEYPDCGKGFTQLHVNTHQRIHTGGKMYQCTHCGKSFSQLARLERHQRTHTGEKPYHCAKCGKGFSQSAHLERHQLIHTGEKPYHCSECGKNFGQSGDLKAHQLIHTGEKPYCCSECGKCFRKLGNLKTHQLIHTGEKPYHCSDCGKSFYDSGHLKKHQRIHTGEKPYYCSDCGNSFTRKDSLEKHQRIHTGEKPYCCSDCGKSFSRKYSLKIHQRIHTG